The Marinobacter subterrani genome has a segment encoding these proteins:
- a CDS encoding NADH-ubiquinone oxidoreductase-F iron-sulfur binding region domain-containing protein — MSTDDKMGKRRRSALRGRQLEPAVLSELRDLIGDERVDSSLRHRDRLIEHLHALQDADGYLSMPRLRALAAFMNLPMAAIYETATFYAHFDVIHDEQTPPPDITLRVCDSLSCQLAGAEALHQALSEGADPEAVRVLRAPCMGRCDTAPVVEVGHHHVCHANAENVGAAVEQGQIQPEEIQWQGLADYRSAGGYGLLADCHEGRVSVESLAKELEHAGLRGLGGAGFPTFRKWQAVRAEPGPRYAVINADEGEPGTFKDRYYLERAPHVFLEGALVSAWAVEAKALYIYLRDEYPGLHRVLKEAIAELESAEIVEQGFVILRRGAGAYICGEESALIESLEGKPGKPRHRPPFVAQKGLFGQPTLVNNVETVYWIPRIHAQGADWFASQGRHGRKGLRSFSVSGRVARPGVHVAPAGITLNELIEEYCGGMAEGHRLLAYLPGGASGGILPASKADIPLDFDTLQEHGCFIGSAAVIVLSDQDDLQAAAANLLGFFADESCGQCTPCRVGTEKMLTLLERDTWDEQTLQQLAKVMADASICGLGQAAPNPVLSLLRDFRSELASQKLIAKG, encoded by the coding sequence ATGAGCACAGACGATAAGATGGGCAAACGCCGGCGCTCTGCTCTACGTGGCCGTCAACTGGAACCGGCGGTACTGTCGGAGCTGCGGGACCTGATCGGTGACGAACGTGTCGATTCGTCATTGCGCCACCGCGATCGCCTTATCGAGCACCTGCATGCACTGCAGGACGCAGACGGTTACCTCTCCATGCCCCGCCTTCGGGCCCTTGCGGCTTTCATGAACCTGCCCATGGCCGCCATTTATGAAACGGCCACGTTCTACGCCCATTTCGACGTCATTCACGACGAACAAACCCCACCGCCGGATATAACTCTGCGGGTGTGTGATTCGCTGTCGTGCCAATTGGCGGGGGCGGAAGCGCTGCATCAAGCGCTGTCTGAAGGGGCTGATCCCGAAGCCGTGAGAGTGCTGCGTGCGCCCTGCATGGGGCGCTGCGACACGGCGCCAGTGGTGGAAGTCGGCCATCATCACGTTTGCCATGCCAACGCCGAGAATGTGGGAGCTGCGGTAGAGCAGGGCCAGATTCAACCGGAAGAAATCCAATGGCAAGGCCTGGCGGATTATCGTTCAGCCGGCGGTTATGGACTGCTGGCCGATTGCCATGAAGGCCGGGTGAGCGTCGAATCGCTGGCGAAGGAACTCGAGCATGCGGGCCTGCGCGGCCTGGGCGGCGCGGGATTTCCAACCTTCCGAAAATGGCAGGCCGTGCGGGCGGAGCCGGGCCCACGCTACGCGGTGATCAATGCCGACGAGGGCGAGCCGGGCACCTTCAAAGATCGCTATTACCTGGAACGTGCCCCCCACGTCTTCCTGGAAGGTGCACTGGTTAGCGCCTGGGCGGTTGAGGCGAAGGCCCTCTACATATACTTGCGGGACGAGTATCCCGGCCTGCACCGTGTGCTGAAGGAGGCCATTGCCGAGCTGGAATCAGCCGAAATCGTTGAACAGGGCTTCGTGATCCTGCGCCGGGGCGCGGGTGCCTATATCTGTGGCGAGGAATCCGCCCTGATCGAGTCCCTGGAAGGCAAGCCGGGCAAGCCACGACATCGCCCGCCGTTCGTTGCCCAGAAAGGACTGTTTGGCCAGCCCACCCTGGTTAACAACGTCGAGACCGTTTACTGGATTCCCCGCATCCACGCCCAGGGCGCCGACTGGTTCGCCAGCCAGGGTCGGCATGGTCGCAAGGGGCTTCGCAGCTTTTCGGTGTCCGGTCGGGTCGCGCGGCCGGGTGTGCATGTCGCACCCGCTGGCATCACCCTCAATGAATTGATCGAGGAATACTGCGGCGGCATGGCCGAAGGGCATCGCCTGCTGGCTTATCTGCCCGGCGGGGCATCCGGTGGCATACTGCCGGCCAGCAAAGCTGATATTCCCTTGGATTTCGACACCCTGCAGGAGCACGGCTGCTTCATCGGCTCTGCTGCCGTGATCGTTCTGTCGGATCAGGACGATTTGCAGGCTGCGGCTGCCAACCTGTTGGGCTTCTTCGCGGACGAATCCTGCGGCCAGTGCACGCCCTGCCGTGTGGGCACCGAGAAAATGCTCACTTTGCTGGAGCGGGATACCTGGGATGAGCAGACGCTGCAGCAACTGGCCAAAGTGATGGCGGATGCGTCCATTTGTGGTCTGGGCCAGGCGGCCCCAAATCCGGTGCTGAGCCTGCTGCGCGATTTCCGCAGTGAACTTGCCAGCCAAAAACTGATTGCCAAAGGGTAG
- the fdhF gene encoding formate dehydrogenase subunit alpha: MSDSSTSFTLTLDDVEVQAYPGEILWQVAKRAGETIPHLCFKDAPGYRADGNCRACMVEVEGERVLAASCIREAAPGMVVRSAASARAQEARRAVLELLLADQPAQDSSPDRSSHLWETADQLAIDVGDVRQRLPARSERNEPTVHHVAPRSESLAHARGHDATHSAMNVNLDACITCGLCERACREVQGNDVIGLAHRGAASKVVFDFDDPMGDSTCVACGECVQACPTGALMPATLIDARGRGDSATADRTVDSVCPYCGVGCQLTYHVKDGPADAEGAAGEHRGRILFVEGKDGPSNQGRLCVKGRFGFDYPSHPARLTRPLIRREGVPKRLDPDFDPAHPLTHFREASWDEALDLAASGLTQLKTQHGPDALAGFGSAKCSNEEAWLFQKLVRTGFGSNHVDHCTRLCHASSVAALMECLGSGAVTASFMQALEADVVILTGCNPAVNHPVAATYFKQAARNGTKLIIIDPRGQALDAYAWRSLRFSPGGDVSLFNAMLNVIISEGLFDQAYIDAHTEGFEALAASVEGMTPEVMSPVCGVAPDTIREVARAYAGAERAMIFWGMGISQHVHGTDNARCLISLALTCGHTGRPGTGLHPLRGQNNVQGASDAGLIPMVLPDYQPVGDAQLRAAFEELWNTELDPKPGLTVVEIMDAIRAGTIKGMYILGENPAMSDPDLTHARAALAALEHLVVQDLFVTETAQFADVILPAAAWSEKSGTVTNTNRQVQMGRAALSPPGEAKPDWWVIQEVARRFGLGWNYAGPEQVFEEMKQGMHSLDHISWSRLEREGSVTYPCPADDAPGQDVVFSDAFPRAGGRARFSPASPLPPDEPVDDAYPIVLTTGRLLEHWHTGAMTRRSRVLDEREPEAAAYLAPAELDRMGVAPGNNIQIATRRGTITLTARADQTMPEGMVFVPFAFVEAAANVLTNPALDPFGKIPEFKYAACRLSPA; encoded by the coding sequence ATGAGCGATTCCAGCACAAGTTTTACCCTGACCCTGGACGACGTGGAAGTGCAGGCCTACCCCGGCGAAATTCTGTGGCAGGTGGCCAAGCGCGCCGGCGAGACCATCCCGCACCTTTGCTTCAAAGACGCCCCGGGTTACCGCGCGGATGGCAATTGCCGCGCCTGCATGGTGGAAGTGGAGGGTGAGCGGGTGCTCGCCGCAAGTTGTATCCGCGAGGCAGCGCCCGGCATGGTGGTGCGAAGCGCAGCCTCCGCCCGTGCCCAGGAAGCCAGAAGAGCGGTGCTGGAATTGCTGCTAGCCGATCAACCTGCGCAAGATAGCAGCCCCGATCGTTCAAGCCACTTATGGGAAACGGCGGATCAACTGGCGATTGATGTCGGGGATGTGCGCCAGCGCCTCCCGGCCCGTTCAGAGCGCAACGAGCCAACGGTTCACCATGTTGCGCCACGGTCGGAATCGCTTGCCCACGCCCGGGGCCATGACGCCACTCACTCTGCCATGAACGTGAATCTGGACGCCTGCATCACCTGCGGGTTGTGCGAGCGCGCCTGCCGCGAAGTGCAGGGCAACGACGTCATCGGCCTGGCGCATCGCGGTGCCGCTTCCAAAGTGGTGTTTGATTTCGATGATCCCATGGGTGACAGCACCTGCGTTGCCTGTGGCGAATGCGTGCAGGCATGCCCGACGGGCGCGCTCATGCCCGCCACCCTGATTGATGCCCGGGGCCGCGGAGACTCCGCCACGGCCGACCGAACCGTGGACTCCGTTTGCCCCTACTGTGGCGTGGGCTGCCAACTGACCTATCACGTCAAGGACGGTCCTGCCGATGCCGAAGGAGCAGCAGGCGAGCATCGAGGGCGTATTCTCTTTGTAGAAGGCAAAGATGGCCCCTCAAACCAGGGCCGGCTATGCGTGAAAGGCCGTTTTGGCTTCGATTACCCCTCACATCCGGCGCGGCTCACCCGGCCGCTGATTCGCCGGGAGGGCGTCCCCAAGAGGCTCGACCCGGACTTTGATCCGGCCCATCCGTTAACGCACTTTCGAGAGGCAAGCTGGGATGAGGCACTGGATCTTGCAGCAAGCGGATTAACCCAACTTAAAACCCAACACGGACCGGATGCGCTCGCCGGTTTCGGCAGTGCCAAGTGCTCCAACGAAGAAGCCTGGCTGTTCCAGAAACTGGTGCGCACCGGTTTCGGCTCGAACCACGTTGATCACTGCACGCGGCTTTGCCACGCCAGCTCCGTGGCCGCATTGATGGAGTGCCTGGGCTCTGGTGCAGTAACTGCATCCTTCATGCAGGCGCTTGAGGCGGACGTGGTCATCCTCACCGGCTGCAACCCGGCCGTAAACCACCCGGTGGCCGCCACCTACTTCAAGCAGGCAGCACGCAACGGCACGAAACTGATCATCATCGATCCCCGGGGCCAGGCGCTGGATGCCTATGCCTGGCGGAGCCTTCGTTTCTCGCCGGGTGGCGACGTGTCACTGTTCAACGCCATGCTCAATGTGATTATCAGCGAAGGACTCTTTGACCAGGCCTACATTGACGCCCACACCGAAGGCTTCGAGGCATTGGCGGCCAGCGTTGAGGGCATGACCCCGGAAGTGATGAGCCCGGTCTGCGGCGTGGCGCCCGACACCATTCGTGAAGTGGCCCGAGCCTACGCGGGTGCGGAGCGCGCGATGATTTTCTGGGGCATGGGCATCTCCCAGCACGTGCACGGCACCGACAACGCCCGCTGCCTGATTTCCCTGGCCCTGACTTGCGGCCACACCGGCCGGCCCGGCACTGGTCTGCACCCACTGCGGGGGCAGAACAACGTGCAGGGTGCCTCCGATGCCGGCCTGATCCCCATGGTACTGCCCGACTACCAACCGGTCGGGGATGCCCAGTTGCGCGCCGCCTTCGAAGAGCTCTGGAACACCGAATTGGACCCGAAGCCGGGGCTCACCGTGGTGGAGATTATGGATGCCATCAGGGCGGGCACGATCAAAGGCATGTACATCCTCGGCGAAAACCCCGCGATGTCCGATCCGGATCTGACCCACGCCCGGGCCGCGCTCGCTGCCCTGGAGCACCTGGTGGTACAGGATCTGTTCGTCACAGAGACTGCCCAGTTTGCCGACGTTATCCTGCCTGCCGCCGCCTGGTCGGAAAAGTCAGGCACCGTCACCAACACCAACCGCCAAGTGCAAATGGGCCGTGCTGCACTGTCGCCTCCGGGAGAGGCAAAGCCCGACTGGTGGGTTATCCAGGAAGTTGCCCGGCGCTTCGGGCTGGGTTGGAACTATGCCGGCCCCGAGCAAGTGTTTGAAGAAATGAAGCAGGGCATGCACTCACTGGATCATATCTCCTGGTCTCGCCTGGAGCGCGAGGGGTCCGTCACCTATCCATGCCCTGCAGATGACGCCCCGGGACAGGACGTTGTCTTCTCCGATGCCTTCCCGCGCGCAGGAGGCCGTGCCAGATTCTCACCGGCCAGCCCACTGCCACCGGATGAGCCGGTGGATGATGCCTATCCCATCGTGCTAACAACCGGGCGATTGCTTGAGCACTGGCATACCGGCGCCATGACCCGTCGCAGCCGAGTGCTGGACGAGCGGGAGCCGGAAGCTGCAGCCTATCTGGCACCAGCGGAGCTGGATCGTATGGGCGTAGCACCGGGTAATAACATTCAAATTGCCACCCGGCGCGGCACCATCACCCTGACGGCACGGGCCGATCAGACCATGCCAGAGGGCATGGTGTTCGTACCCTTCGCCTTTGTGGAGGCGGCAGCGAACGTGCTGACTAATCCGGCACTGGATCCCTTCGGGAAGATTCCGGAGTTCAAGTACGCAGCTTGCCGGCTCAGCCCGGCGTAG
- a CDS encoding class I SAM-dependent methyltransferase, translating to MIDVYSQKAKAFYDQYQSLTFEQVHQDWLSLLGDKSGLALDVGAGSGRDSSALAARGWDVVAVEPASGLRELGQNATRNQSIHWLDDQLPDLGKIRKLSYRFDLILVSAVWMHIPPSDRERAFRILTELLAPGGMLVITLRHGPGDGERLFYDVGREELEGFAKRRALIPLPLPAGRNKDELQRDEVSWETLAFRLADDGTGALPTVRHIIVNDNKSSTYKLGLLRTLVRIADGAPGLALKRTDDWVEIPLGAVGLFWIMLYHPLVLRHQLRQAPGSRGYGFATDDFFKLNSFTPLDFRVGMSLSDDVAPVVLRAIRDACSTILKNPAHFTTWPGSNRPIFEGCSARMIIKKAPVRLDKATLSRFGTFRVPSFLWDAFSRYACWIEPAIVNEWIDLMGSWDLRYRMDDYHRGLQWVEGRRDTSAVRQMINQQLETGRVECVWTAQNLKAKRFDVDHCFPWSRWNNNDLWNLMPATHTANASKSEKLPADLLLKQAHPRVVNWWEQAIVGTSREEQFFSEAEASLPLLGQERTVEGVFEGMLQQRLRLKTNLQLAEWLGV from the coding sequence GTGATTGATGTATACAGCCAGAAGGCTAAAGCTTTTTACGACCAGTACCAGTCGCTAACCTTCGAACAGGTTCATCAAGACTGGCTCTCCTTGCTTGGCGATAAATCAGGTCTTGCTCTAGATGTCGGCGCTGGCAGCGGCCGGGATTCCAGCGCTCTTGCCGCGCGGGGTTGGGATGTTGTCGCGGTGGAGCCCGCATCTGGCTTGCGAGAGCTGGGGCAGAACGCCACTCGCAATCAAAGCATTCACTGGCTAGACGATCAATTGCCTGATCTGGGCAAGATCCGGAAGCTGAGCTATCGCTTCGATCTGATTCTTGTTTCCGCTGTCTGGATGCATATCCCGCCATCCGATCGTGAGCGTGCCTTTCGAATTTTGACTGAGCTTCTGGCACCCGGTGGAATGCTGGTGATTACACTTCGTCATGGGCCGGGTGATGGCGAACGGCTTTTTTACGATGTCGGTAGGGAAGAGCTGGAGGGTTTTGCCAAACGCCGGGCACTGATCCCGCTTCCGTTGCCGGCCGGGCGCAATAAGGATGAGCTCCAGAGAGACGAAGTTTCCTGGGAGACTCTGGCTTTTCGTTTGGCGGACGATGGCACAGGCGCATTGCCGACAGTCCGCCACATCATCGTTAATGATAATAAGTCTTCGACTTACAAATTGGGTTTGCTGCGAACTCTCGTCCGGATCGCAGACGGTGCGCCCGGCCTGGCGCTTAAACGCACTGATGACTGGGTCGAGATTCCGCTTGGTGCAGTCGGGCTGTTCTGGATTATGCTTTATCACCCTCTGGTTCTCCGTCACCAGTTGAGACAGGCGCCAGGTAGCCGTGGCTATGGCTTTGCCACGGACGATTTCTTCAAGCTGAATAGTTTCACGCCTCTGGATTTCAGAGTGGGTATGTCGCTGTCGGACGACGTTGCTCCGGTGGTCCTGCGCGCTATCCGGGATGCTTGCTCGACCATTCTCAAGAACCCCGCACATTTCACGACCTGGCCTGGTAGTAACCGTCCGATCTTCGAGGGCTGTTCGGCCAGGATGATCATCAAGAAGGCACCCGTGCGTTTGGACAAAGCAACGCTTTCCCGGTTCGGCACCTTCCGCGTTCCTTCATTTCTCTGGGATGCATTCAGTCGCTATGCGTGCTGGATTGAGCCTGCGATTGTTAATGAATGGATTGATTTGATGGGTAGCTGGGATCTGCGTTACCGCATGGATGACTATCATCGTGGTTTACAGTGGGTGGAAGGTCGGCGCGATACGTCAGCTGTCCGGCAAATGATTAACCAGCAGCTCGAGACTGGTAGGGTCGAGTGCGTATGGACAGCACAGAACCTCAAAGCGAAGCGGTTTGACGTCGACCACTGTTTTCCATGGTCACGATGGAACAACAACGATCTTTGGAATCTGATGCCAGCGACTCATACGGCGAATGCCTCTAAGTCCGAAAAGTTACCCGCAGACTTGCTGCTCAAGCAGGCGCACCCTCGAGTAGTGAACTGGTGGGAGCAAGCCATCGTGGGCACGTCTCGTGAGGAGCAGTTCTTCTCAGAGGCTGAGGCCTCGCTACCATTGCTAGGGCAGGAGCGAACCGTGGAAGGCGTTTTTGAGGGGATGCTTCAGCAGCGATTGAGGCTGAAAACCAATCTTCAGCTGGCAGAGTGGTTGGGCGTGTAA
- a CDS encoding SOUL family heme-binding protein, whose amino-acid sequence MRWAKSGFSGFKVKMKGNIMLKRQAALVLSLCSMFLSATTMATEEAEYTVLLKEENLEVRLYEPHIVAETVVDTEFEDAGSEAFGRLFKYISGNNQAQQEIAMTAPVGQVAESQKIDMTAPVGQTQVDGKWAVSFMMPGSFTMQTTPKPRDERITIRQVPEQTMAAIEYSGFWSKSSYQKNKSKLEEWINKKGFIIQGKPVWARYNPPFMPWFLRRNEILIPINNLQ is encoded by the coding sequence ATGAGATGGGCGAAATCGGGCTTTTCGGGCTTTAAGGTAAAAATGAAAGGAAACATTATGCTTAAACGGCAGGCAGCACTCGTTCTCTCCCTTTGCTCAATGTTCTTATCGGCAACCACCATGGCGACAGAAGAAGCGGAATACACAGTACTCCTGAAGGAGGAGAACCTGGAAGTGCGTCTTTACGAGCCGCATATTGTTGCAGAGACGGTCGTCGATACGGAATTTGAAGACGCGGGCAGTGAAGCGTTTGGTCGTTTGTTTAAATACATTTCCGGCAATAACCAAGCCCAGCAGGAAATCGCCATGACTGCGCCCGTTGGTCAGGTGGCTGAGAGCCAGAAAATCGACATGACGGCACCGGTGGGGCAGACGCAGGTCGACGGGAAATGGGCGGTCAGTTTTATGATGCCGGGATCATTTACGATGCAGACCACTCCGAAACCCAGGGACGAGAGGATCACCATACGCCAGGTGCCCGAGCAGACGATGGCGGCCATCGAGTACTCCGGGTTTTGGAGCAAATCGAGCTATCAAAAGAACAAGTCGAAGTTGGAGGAATGGATCAACAAAAAGGGATTCATTATTCAGGGCAAGCCAGTCTGGGCGCGATATAACCCACCGTTCATGCCCTGGTTTTTAAGGCGAAATGAAATTTTGATCCCAATAAACAATTTGCAGTGA
- a CDS encoding YdcH family protein, translating into MSLEKHDLIHEFPDSKEAIHQLKTTNNHFAKLFEEYHELDHAVHHFEGGAENTSDEHLEDLKKQRLNLKDQLSGMIREYESAPEK; encoded by the coding sequence ATGTCACTGGAAAAACACGATCTGATTCATGAATTCCCAGACTCAAAAGAAGCCATTCATCAACTGAAAACCACCAACAATCATTTCGCGAAATTGTTTGAAGAGTACCATGAGCTGGATCATGCAGTTCACCATTTCGAAGGTGGTGCAGAGAACACCTCTGACGAGCATCTGGAAGATCTCAAGAAACAGCGCCTGAATCTGAAAGACCAGCTTTCTGGCATGATTCGAGAGTACGAATCCGCGCCTGAAAAATAG
- a CDS encoding type II toxin-antitoxin system HipA family toxin codes for MSPNANDEVNVLQLTIHGVLVGYLAGFQNGRNVLSIADTFRNNPSRPTFSLITHPTFPNAARLMSEPWARNQRLHPVLSNLLPEGALRELTAQVLKVHVDNEFQILSYLGKDLPGAIEATPMDPQEVPAYLLDNVLNTHGKVKAVKFDTEALRNKGKDRFSLAGVQMKFSMKESDGRYNLSQDNVLGDWIIKTPSTKHKFVPLNEYTAMSLAGLAGVDIPEIRLVELDKLDNLPQINLPDEKQAFAIKRFDREGNQRIHMEDFAQILVKYPHEKYTSANYEAIGKVIYDFSGDGLADAQQFARRLLVNIILANGDAHLKNWSLLYPDKVTPRLSPAYDIVTTNVYIEGETQYALNLGKTKEWYAVTMAHFQRWAEKSGVPWRAIKPHLDDTLSKARELWPEALDTLPMDETHKRGLKEHWGKLHQDFKIYTTG; via the coding sequence GTGAGCCCAAACGCCAACGATGAAGTCAATGTATTGCAGCTCACCATTCATGGCGTTCTGGTAGGCTACCTCGCGGGCTTTCAGAATGGTCGCAATGTATTGAGCATTGCGGATACCTTCAGAAATAATCCCTCACGCCCAACCTTCAGTTTAATTACCCACCCCACGTTTCCGAATGCAGCCAGGCTAATGTCGGAACCGTGGGCACGAAATCAACGGCTGCATCCTGTGCTGTCTAATCTGCTCCCAGAAGGCGCCCTACGTGAACTCACAGCGCAAGTCCTGAAGGTGCATGTCGATAATGAATTTCAGATACTCTCGTATCTCGGAAAAGATTTGCCGGGGGCTATCGAAGCCACCCCCATGGACCCTCAGGAGGTTCCCGCCTATTTACTCGACAACGTGCTAAACACTCACGGGAAAGTCAAAGCGGTCAAATTCGATACAGAGGCTCTTCGTAACAAAGGAAAAGACCGGTTTTCCCTCGCTGGCGTGCAAATGAAATTTTCCATGAAGGAAAGCGATGGGCGTTACAATTTGTCGCAAGACAATGTGCTGGGTGACTGGATCATCAAAACGCCCTCCACCAAGCACAAATTTGTACCGCTGAACGAATACACCGCCATGTCACTGGCGGGGCTCGCGGGTGTTGATATTCCCGAGATCCGTCTTGTTGAGCTGGACAAGCTCGATAATCTGCCGCAAATCAACCTACCCGATGAGAAGCAAGCCTTCGCCATCAAGCGCTTCGACCGCGAGGGCAATCAGCGCATTCACATGGAAGACTTCGCCCAAATTTTGGTGAAGTACCCCCACGAAAAATACACATCCGCGAACTATGAGGCTATCGGCAAGGTCATCTATGATTTTTCTGGCGATGGGCTGGCCGACGCCCAACAGTTTGCCAGGCGTTTGTTGGTTAATATTATCCTGGCAAATGGCGATGCGCACCTGAAGAACTGGAGCTTGCTATACCCCGACAAGGTCACACCGCGACTGTCCCCCGCCTACGATATTGTGACTACCAATGTTTATATCGAGGGAGAAACCCAGTACGCGCTCAATCTCGGCAAAACAAAGGAGTGGTATGCCGTCACCATGGCGCACTTTCAGCGGTGGGCGGAAAAGTCAGGCGTTCCATGGCGGGCGATCAAGCCGCATTTGGACGACACGCTCAGCAAAGCACGGGAGCTATGGCCGGAAGCATTAGATACACTGCCGATGGATGAGACTCACAAAAGAGGGCTGAAAGAGCATTGGGGGAAACTTCACCAGGATTTTAAAATCTATACCACTGGCTGA
- a CDS encoding helix-turn-helix domain-containing protein, protein MNSLLEQIKTRRKALALKQHDMMLRVGMSRQQYQRLESKGNPRLGTLELVAKGLKSELLLIPQEKLSAVLAVLAEDSTTPGGPDQSTRKKSESLADDPWQGLLGENE, encoded by the coding sequence ATGAATTCACTACTCGAACAGATAAAAACTCGCCGTAAAGCCCTGGCGCTAAAGCAACACGACATGATGCTGCGCGTGGGAATGTCCCGCCAGCAATATCAGCGGCTGGAATCCAAAGGCAATCCGAGGCTCGGTACTCTTGAGCTGGTAGCCAAAGGACTTAAAAGCGAATTGCTGCTTATTCCGCAGGAAAAGCTGAGCGCCGTGTTGGCTGTACTCGCGGAAGATTCAACGACACCTGGCGGGCCAGATCAATCCACCAGGAAAAAAAGTGAATCACTAGCCGATGATCCATGGCAAGGATTGCTGGGAGAAAACGAGTGA
- a CDS encoding SDR family NAD(P)-dependent oxidoreductase, with protein MTKLALVTGASAGIGREACALFARKGYRVIALSRQPTGVESADLELGLDLESFEQIEGLAGTLEAEIAAAERVILVNNSGYGQFGALRDLSESMWQKQFSTHVFGPIKLAAVCLRLCEQHGIPMRVIAVSSVLSIAPQKMKGAYCAAKSAMNTAHESFWFDEQGSTSLESVSLVLPGPVVTRFREHALAALQPVLGRASAVHREKYKAMEAALAPGARIKPFTASASDVAKKIVRAAEAGRPKPRYLVTPQTYAADFITRFIPRSIQRILLR; from the coding sequence ATGACCAAACTCGCCCTTGTAACCGGTGCCAGCGCCGGCATTGGCCGTGAAGCCTGCGCCCTCTTTGCCCGGAAAGGCTACAGGGTGATCGCCCTGTCCCGACAGCCAACCGGCGTCGAGTCCGCAGATCTGGAGCTGGGGCTGGATCTTGAATCCTTTGAGCAGATTGAAGGGCTTGCGGGCACGCTGGAGGCAGAAATTGCGGCAGCCGAGCGGGTTATTCTGGTCAACAACTCCGGTTACGGGCAATTTGGAGCGCTTCGTGATCTCTCCGAATCCATGTGGCAAAAGCAGTTCAGCACCCACGTTTTCGGCCCCATCAAACTGGCTGCCGTCTGCCTGAGACTCTGCGAACAACACGGCATACCCATGCGGGTGATCGCGGTTAGCTCCGTTCTATCCATCGCGCCCCAGAAAATGAAAGGCGCCTACTGTGCCGCCAAATCCGCGATGAACACGGCCCATGAAAGCTTCTGGTTTGATGAGCAGGGCAGCACAAGCCTGGAAAGTGTCTCGCTGGTGCTCCCGGGCCCCGTGGTGACCCGGTTCAGAGAACATGCCCTGGCCGCTTTGCAGCCGGTGCTTGGCCGGGCAAGCGCCGTGCACCGGGAAAAGTACAAAGCCATGGAAGCAGCGCTCGCGCCAGGCGCCAGAATCAAGCCCTTTACAGCCAGTGCGTCGGACGTCGCGAAAAAGATTGTCAGGGCTGCAGAAGCAGGACGTCCCAAGCCTCGATATCTGGTTACACCCCAGACCTATGCTGCCGACTTTATCACCCGGTTTATTCCCCGGTCGATCCAGAGAATCCTATTGAGGTAG
- a CDS encoding CIA30 family protein: protein MEKQDISGNSTQHPLLVSFHTEASQLTWQPLGDRVMGGQSDGTVERAEGGVGIFHGTVRLDNGGGFSSVKADLPKPFDAAPYSGIELLARGDGKTYKIGLRNSTNRRSIVYQHAFTPDTEGWSRIRLPFSGFIPTWRGKTVTDAEPLDLEHLASVSLFVSGRQAGEFQLKMQDWRLTR from the coding sequence ATGGAAAAGCAGGATATTTCCGGAAACTCCACGCAACATCCTCTACTTGTCTCGTTCCATACAGAGGCAAGCCAGTTAACCTGGCAGCCCCTCGGTGACCGCGTGATGGGCGGGCAGTCTGACGGCACCGTTGAACGCGCTGAAGGTGGCGTTGGGATCTTTCACGGGACTGTGCGGCTGGACAACGGCGGCGGTTTTTCGTCTGTGAAAGCTGACCTGCCGAAGCCTTTCGATGCAGCTCCATACTCAGGCATCGAGCTTCTTGCCCGAGGCGACGGAAAAACCTACAAGATTGGGCTTCGCAACAGCACCAACCGGCGAAGCATTGTTTACCAGCATGCATTCACACCGGATACGGAAGGGTGGAGCCGCATCCGTCTTCCCTTCAGTGGGTTCATACCAACCTGGCGCGGCAAGACAGTGACCGATGCGGAACCATTGGATCTTGAACACCTGGCTTCAGTCAGCCTTTTCGTGTCCGGGCGACAGGCTGGTGAATTTCAGTTGAAGATGCAGGATTGGAGGTTGACCCGATGA